From a region of the Mesomycoplasma ovipneumoniae ATCC 29419 genome:
- the recU gene encoding Holliday junction resolvase RecU, whose amino-acid sequence MNHKNRGMFLEKIINNTIEFYYQNDIAIFHKKNLDIGFKAVQKDLTLNDAFVLKKSTVDYYGIYKGIFVAFEAKSTNENVLNLKQIPEHQINYLHKIRKHFGCAFFIIFFKQLEKFYILSVDKIDFSKKSISAHFLEKEGIEIALTYPGIIDFIAYIDQMI is encoded by the coding sequence ATGAATCATAAAAACCGCGGAATGTTTCTTGAAAAAATTATTAACAACACAATTGAATTTTATTACCAAAACGACATTGCGATTTTTCACAAGAAAAATCTAGATATTGGTTTTAAAGCAGTTCAAAAAGATTTGACTTTAAATGATGCTTTTGTATTAAAAAAGTCAACCGTTGATTATTATGGAATTTACAAAGGAATTTTTGTTGCCTTTGAAGCCAAAAGTACCAATGAAAACGTCTTAAATTTAAAGCAAATTCCAGAACATCAAATCAATTATCTACATAAAATTAGAAAACATTTTGGTTGTGCATTTTTCATCATTTTTTTTAAACAGCTTGAAAAATTTTACATTTTAAGTGTAGACAAAATCGATTTTTCAAAAAAGTCAATTTCTGCTCATTTTTTAGAAAAAGAAGGCATAGAAATCGCACTTACATACCCTGGAATCATTGATTTTATTGCTTATATTGATCAAATGATTTAA
- a CDS encoding ATP synthase subunit epsilon, whose protein sequence is MKTINLKIFSQKGIILESQPVSVTAKTQLGYRVAQYGITPFCGIISPSVLYVLNEKEELKFRITDGVIYASKSEVLIFTQGELHPA, encoded by the coding sequence GTGAAAACAATTAATCTTAAAATCTTTAGTCAAAAAGGAATCATTTTAGAATCCCAACCAGTTTCAGTTACTGCAAAAACACAACTAGGATACCGTGTTGCCCAATACGGAATCACACCTTTTTGCGGAATAATTTCACCATCGGTTTTGTATGTTTTAAACGAAAAAGAAGAACTCAAATTTAGAATTACCGACGGTGTTATATATGCTTCTAAATCTGAGGTTTTAATTTTTACCCAGGGGGAGCTGCATCCCGCTTAA
- the atpD gene encoding F0F1 ATP synthase subunit beta: MKKQINIGHIVQIFGPVIDVQFPNEHMPAILSALEVEVDNQKIVFEVAQHLGEGIVRAIAMSMTYNLSKGLEVKDTGSQISVPVGNQVLSRMFNVLGNPIDGGPALDSVEKKPIHSAAPTYLEQKAVSEILVTGIKVIDLLIPFVKGGKIGLFGGAGVGKTVLVQELINNIATKHGGLSVFAGVGERSREGNDLYFEMKASGVLDKTALVFGQMNEPPGARMRVALSALTMAEHFRDQDNQDVLLFIDNIFRFTQAGSEVSTLLGRIPSTVGYQPTLSTEMGQLQERITSTIRGSITSVQAVYVPADDITDPAPATTFSHLDAKTVLDRGIAALGIYPAVDPLASSSRALDPSVVGKQHYEVAKKVVQILQRFKELQDIIAILGVDELSESDKQVVARARRIRNFLSQPFFVAQKFSGIEGQFIKIEDTVNNFSELLSGKFDNVPEEAFLYVGTINQALEKAKKMGWSENN; this comes from the coding sequence ATGAAAAAACAGATTAATATAGGTCATATAGTTCAAATTTTTGGTCCTGTTATTGATGTTCAATTTCCAAACGAGCATATGCCTGCAATTCTTTCAGCCCTTGAAGTTGAAGTTGACAATCAAAAAATCGTTTTTGAAGTTGCCCAACATTTAGGCGAAGGAATTGTCCGTGCAATTGCAATGTCAATGACTTATAATTTATCAAAAGGTTTAGAAGTAAAAGACACAGGTTCACAAATTTCAGTTCCGGTTGGAAATCAAGTCTTATCACGAATGTTCAATGTTTTAGGAAATCCAATTGATGGCGGTCCGGCTCTTGATTCAGTTGAAAAAAAACCTATCCATTCAGCTGCCCCGACATATTTAGAGCAAAAAGCCGTAAGTGAAATTTTAGTTACCGGAATTAAAGTCATTGACTTATTAATTCCGTTTGTAAAAGGTGGAAAAATCGGTCTTTTTGGAGGAGCAGGAGTTGGAAAAACCGTTTTAGTTCAAGAACTTATTAATAATATAGCAACTAAACACGGTGGACTTTCAGTTTTTGCAGGAGTTGGTGAGCGTTCGCGAGAAGGAAATGACCTTTATTTTGAAATGAAAGCTAGCGGTGTTTTAGACAAAACTGCCTTAGTTTTTGGTCAAATGAATGAACCTCCTGGTGCCCGAATGAGAGTTGCTCTTTCTGCCTTGACAATGGCCGAACATTTTCGTGACCAAGATAATCAGGACGTTCTACTTTTTATTGACAACATTTTTCGATTTACCCAAGCTGGTTCTGAGGTTTCAACACTTTTAGGTAGAATTCCATCAACAGTTGGCTACCAACCGACACTTTCAACTGAAATGGGTCAACTTCAAGAGCGAATTACATCGACAATTAGGGGATCAATAACTTCAGTTCAGGCCGTTTATGTTCCTGCTGATGACATCACAGACCCGGCGCCTGCAACTACATTTTCGCACCTTGATGCCAAAACAGTTTTAGACCGTGGGATAGCTGCTCTTGGAATTTATCCTGCGGTTGATCCTTTGGCGTCATCTTCAAGAGCTTTAGATCCTAGCGTTGTTGGAAAACAGCATTATGAAGTAGCTAAAAAAGTAGTCCAAATTTTGCAAAGATTCAAGGAATTACAGGATATTATCGCAATTTTGGGTGTTGACGAGCTTAGTGAGTCAGATAAACAAGTTGTTGCAAGAGCCCGCCGAATTCGAAACTTTTTATCCCAACCGTTTTTTGTGGCTCAAAAATTTTCAGGAATTGAAGGCCAGTTCATTAAAATTGAAGACACTGTTAATAATTTTAGCGAACTTTTATCTGGCAAATTTGATAATGTCCCTGAAGAAGCATTTTTATACGTTGGGACAATTAATCAAGCATTAGAAAAGGCAAAAAAGATGGGATGAAGTGAAAACAATTAA
- the atpG gene encoding ATP synthase F1 subunit gamma, which produces MPKLNRIRARFTQIQNIKKITGVMEMIANSKIPKIKRQFKSSQEYFENLDHIMQNILANLCKTPEELVASNSEKNLYIVFGSNLGFCGALNNQILKKISPNLTKNDEIIIFGKKIHNYISLRYPKNIIEYFPGVEETNFSEPILQVTNLINKAISEKKYKNIFICYNKFINIIQSKPNIINLFDFAKNKTKQEGYGIEFEPSAVEVLKKLIPFYIKSLLEKIFIESKLVETSARRTSMESATDNAQDILQKLELEINSSRQSMITQEIIEIISGKM; this is translated from the coding sequence ATGCCTAAATTAAATAGAATTCGCGCAAGATTTACCCAAATTCAAAATATAAAAAAAATTACTGGCGTTATGGAAATGATAGCTAATTCAAAAATTCCCAAAATTAAACGTCAATTTAAGTCATCTCAAGAATATTTTGAAAATTTAGACCATATTATGCAAAATATTTTGGCAAATTTATGCAAAACACCTGAGGAGCTAGTAGCATCAAACTCTGAAAAAAATCTTTACATTGTTTTTGGTTCAAATTTAGGTTTTTGCGGTGCCCTTAATAATCAAATTTTGAAAAAAATTAGTCCTAATTTAACAAAAAATGATGAAATCATTATTTTTGGCAAGAAAATTCATAACTACATATCACTAAGGTATCCTAAAAATATTATCGAATATTTTCCTGGAGTTGAAGAGACGAATTTTTCTGAACCAATTCTTCAAGTGACAAACTTAATAAATAAGGCAATTTCTGAAAAAAAATATAAAAATATTTTCATTTGTTATAATAAATTTATAAATATAATTCAATCAAAGCCAAATATTATAAACTTATTTGATTTTGCAAAAAATAAAACAAAACAAGAGGGCTACGGAATTGAATTTGAACCCAGTGCAGTTGAAGTACTCAAAAAATTAATTCCTTTTTATATAAAATCCCTTTTAGAAAAAATATTTATCGAATCTAAATTAGTTGAGACATCCGCCCGTCGAACTTCAATGGAAAGTGCAACAGATAATGCCCAAGATATTCTTCAAAAATTAGAACTTGAAATAAACTCTAGCCGCCAGTCGATGATCACCCAAGAAATTATCGAAATTATCAGCGGAAAAATGTAG
- the atpA gene encoding F0F1 ATP synthase subunit alpha, with product MNKDINLTAIIKNEIKNFESKIQHDDIGKVIVVGDGVALVSGIEKVKFGELVQFENSVFGIALNLEQDLIGVVIMGNENSVFQGSTVKRTKSVISITVGDQLLGRVVNALGHPIDGKGEFDNSIKSEIFTNAPSIMDRKSVDRGLQTGILAIDSLVPIGKGQRELIIGDRQTGKTTIAIDTILNQKGKNVYCVYVAIGQKNSSVAQIVALLEKKGALDYTTVVVSGASELSPLQYLAPYSGTSIAEYWMHKGKDVLIIYDDLSKHAIAYRTLSLLLRRPPGREAFPGDIFYQHSYLLERSSQLSDETGGGSITALPIIETQAGDISAYIPTNVISITDGQIFVRDNLFNSGQKPAIDIGLSVSRVGSAAQSKLMKWASSSLKLELAQYNELKAFAQFGSDLGPSSQLILDRGNKIYELLKQENQQHFSQIQQIMLLILIREHLIDQLQLESMQSFKSVFLKYLDTDSEIKSILEKIDHNVNLKTDDLNLILNSVTKLIENFNSGRSF from the coding sequence ATGAATAAAGATATAAATTTAACCGCAATAATTAAAAATGAAATTAAAAATTTCGAATCCAAAATTCAACATGATGATATTGGAAAAGTTATTGTTGTTGGAGATGGAGTTGCGCTTGTTTCTGGGATTGAAAAAGTAAAATTTGGTGAGCTTGTTCAATTTGAAAATAGTGTTTTTGGAATTGCACTTAATCTTGAGCAAGATTTAATTGGTGTTGTTATTATGGGAAATGAAAACTCTGTTTTTCAAGGCTCAACTGTCAAAAGAACAAAGTCTGTCATTTCAATTACAGTTGGTGATCAACTTTTAGGACGTGTTGTTAATGCACTTGGTCATCCAATTGATGGAAAAGGTGAATTTGACAATAGTATAAAATCTGAAATTTTTACAAATGCACCTTCAATAATGGACAGAAAAAGTGTCGACCGCGGACTTCAGACCGGAATTTTAGCAATTGACTCACTAGTTCCGATTGGAAAAGGACAACGTGAGCTAATAATTGGCGACCGTCAAACTGGAAAAACAACAATCGCTATTGACACAATTTTAAACCAAAAAGGCAAAAATGTTTACTGTGTTTATGTTGCAATTGGCCAAAAAAATTCAAGTGTAGCCCAAATTGTTGCCCTTCTTGAAAAAAAAGGTGCCCTTGACTATACAACAGTTGTGGTTTCAGGAGCTAGTGAATTATCACCTTTACAATATTTAGCCCCATATTCTGGAACCTCAATTGCCGAATATTGAATGCATAAAGGCAAAGATGTTTTGATAATTTATGATGACTTATCAAAACATGCTATTGCATATAGAACGCTCTCACTTTTATTAAGAAGGCCACCTGGAAGAGAAGCTTTTCCTGGGGATATTTTTTACCAGCACTCATACCTTTTAGAACGCTCATCGCAATTATCTGATGAAACAGGTGGCGGTTCGATCACCGCTCTGCCAATAATTGAAACTCAAGCTGGCGATATTTCAGCTTATATTCCTACAAATGTGATATCTATCACCGACGGTCAAATTTTTGTTCGCGACAATCTTTTTAATTCAGGGCAAAAACCGGCAATTGATATAGGTCTTTCAGTTTCGCGGGTAGGTTCAGCAGCTCAATCTAAATTGATGAAATGAGCTTCTTCATCATTAAAATTAGAACTGGCACAATATAATGAACTTAAGGCTTTTGCACAATTTGGATCTGATTTAGGACCAAGTTCGCAGTTAATTCTTGACCGTGGGAACAAAATTTATGAACTTTTAAAACAAGAAAATCAGCAACATTTTTCCCAAATTCAGCAAATAATGCTGTTAATTTTAATTAGAGAACATCTAATTGACCAGTTGCAACTTGAATCTATGCAATCTTTTAAGTCAGTTTTTCTTAAATATTTAGATACAGATTCTGAAATTAAGTCAATTTTAGAAAAAATTGATCATAATGTTAATTTAAAAACTGACGATTTAAATTTAATTTTAAATTCAGTAACAAAGTTGATTGAAAATTTTAATTCAGGTCGAAGTTTTTAG
- a CDS encoding F0F1 ATP synthase subunit delta, which produces MHPQVKNIYGYSESLLEISISEKKVDQFINDSFYIIDLVSANSSLISILTSHFISKSEKYTLIEKIFDSKIDTYMINFLKVICKNNLFSHYNQILIKFIKLANAYLGQSWGQIQSAFPLSPSEIAKFEDLISQKLNKKIVLRPKVNPKLISGIKISIDNHIFEHSLSSQLRSLKQKLIKNI; this is translated from the coding sequence ATGCACCCACAGGTAAAAAATATTTATGGATATTCTGAGTCGCTCTTAGAAATTTCAATATCTGAAAAAAAAGTAGATCAATTTATAAATGATAGTTTTTATATAATTGATTTAGTTAGCGCCAATTCTTCTTTAATTTCGATTTTGACGTCACATTTTATTTCAAAAAGTGAAAAATATACTTTGATAGAAAAAATTTTTGACTCAAAAATTGACACTTATATGATAAATTTTCTTAAAGTAATATGCAAAAACAATCTTTTTTCACATTATAATCAAATTTTAATTAAATTTATAAAGCTTGCAAATGCTTATTTAGGCCAAAGTTGGGGTCAAATTCAAAGCGCATTTCCACTGTCACCATCAGAAATTGCTAAATTTGAAGACTTAATTTCCCAAAAATTAAATAAAAAAATAGTTTTACGACCAAAAGTAAATCCAAAATTAATTTCTGGAATCAAAATAAGCATTGATAACCATATTTTTGAACATTCACTCTCATCACAGTTGCGCTCACTCAAGCAAAAACTTATAAAAAATATATAA
- a CDS encoding ATP synthase F0 subunit B: protein MQPSINQSLSELFKGIIPNVYVVAATLASFLVLFLVLTYFVYRPLKKYIKQRKDFLQNHIDSTIQSNNEARELAKQSQNHLEETKQYCIDLKHESQLEANKLIEDSKKQATEEARRLISEGQKVLTEYEKEIVKKYQENIINVAADISKKFLINQEQNNKDLHEKMVLDLENLLKSEKNIRE, encoded by the coding sequence ATGCAACCAAGTATTAATCAATCATTAAGCGAATTGTTTAAAGGGATAATCCCTAATGTTTATGTAGTTGCTGCAACACTTGCTAGTTTTTTAGTTTTATTTTTAGTTTTGACTTATTTTGTCTATCGTCCACTTAAAAAATATATCAAACAACGTAAAGATTTTCTCCAAAATCACATCGACTCAACAATTCAATCAAATAATGAAGCTAGAGAATTAGCAAAACAATCGCAAAATCATTTAGAAGAAACAAAGCAATATTGCATTGATTTAAAACATGAATCTCAACTTGAGGCAAATAAGCTTATCGAAGACTCTAAAAAACAAGCCACCGAAGAAGCTCGTCGCCTTATTTCTGAAGGTCAAAAAGTTTTAACCGAATATGAAAAAGAAATTGTAAAAAAATATCAGGAAAATATTATTAATGTTGCTGCTGATATAAGTAAAAAATTCTTGATAAATCAAGAGCAAAACAACAAAGACTTACACGAAAAAATGGTTTTAGATCTAGAAAATTTGCTAAAATCTGAGAAAAATATTAGAGAATAA
- a CDS encoding F0F1 ATP synthase subunit C, translated as MESVINFSQKVVQNFQETAVNTANSGLNATAFAYLGAGLAMIGVIGVGAGQGYAVGKACDAIARNPEAQKKVFRVLIIGTAIAETSSIYALLIAFILIFVQG; from the coding sequence ATGGAATCTGTTATAAATTTCTCGCAAAAAGTTGTTCAAAATTTTCAAGAAACTGCAGTTAACACTGCTAATTCAGGACTAAATGCGACTGCATTTGCATATTTAGGTGCTGGACTTGCAATGATCGGAGTTATCGGTGTTGGTGCTGGTCAAGGCTATGCTGTTGGAAAAGCTTGTGATGCTATTGCAAGAAATCCTGAAGCACAAAAAAAAGTTTTTCGTGTGTTAATAATTGGAACAGCTATTGCAGAAACATCATCAATTTACGCGCTTTTAATTGCCTTTATCCTAATTTTCGTACAAGGTTAA
- a CDS encoding F0F1 ATP synthase subunit A has translation MDFFSHWNQPQLFTLFILVIFVIILSIIIFFHIKKAKVDKAPSAIVLFAESYFLFIDDLVESSGEGYVNKAKPYVFSLFTFFLLGNLLSLAGLEPISTSISVTLSLAIISWLGIFVVGSIFAKRYYILEFAKNPLKIIGAPAPLISLSFRMYGNIISGSVFFLIIYSGVLWLYQKIPLGAFGNFNLPVVLIFPPFLIYFDIIGSLIQSFIFVILTVSYWGMEVIHPPQKQKTEQKTLNIVQT, from the coding sequence ATGGATTTTTTTTCACACTGAAATCAACCGCAATTATTTACTCTTTTTATTTTAGTTATTTTTGTAATAATTTTATCAATTATTATCTTTTTTCACATAAAAAAAGCAAAAGTTGATAAAGCTCCTTCAGCAATAGTTTTATTTGCAGAATCATACTTTTTATTTATTGATGATCTTGTTGAGTCTTCCGGTGAAGGTTATGTAAATAAAGCAAAACCTTACGTTTTTTCTCTTTTTACCTTTTTTTTATTAGGTAATTTATTATCACTGGCAGGTCTTGAGCCAATTTCTACTTCAATTTCGGTAACCCTAAGTTTAGCGATAATTAGTTGACTAGGGATTTTTGTTGTTGGATCAATTTTTGCAAAAAGATATTATATACTTGAATTTGCAAAAAATCCACTCAAAATAATAGGGGCGCCCGCTCCATTAATTTCACTTTCTTTCAGGATGTATGGGAACATAATTTCAGGTTCTGTTTTCTTTTTAATTATTTATTCAGGTGTTCTTTGACTTTACCAAAAAATCCCGCTAGGTGCTTTTGGTAATTTTAATTTACCGGTTGTATTAATTTTCCCACCGTTTCTTATCTATTTTGATATTATCGGCTCGTTGATACAGTCATTTATTTTTGTAATTCTAACTGTTTCATACTGAGGAATGGAAGTAATTCACCCACCACAAAAGCAAAAAACTGAACAAAAAACATTGAACATTGTTCAAACTTAA
- a CDS encoding Y-family DNA polymerase, whose protein sequence is MPKIIAHIDIDTFFVSSEIRLDPTLQGQPIAISRKEDFAMAVSISKEVKQKGFKITDKTIYIKKKIPNLVVIEPNLAYYRFLSRQFFDFITKNFTKKIEIYSIDECFLDLTDYFREFKTIYQMLHYIKKKVHKELKLPISIGVAHNKLLAKMATNLAKHTREKITVISRDKIKPLIYSQKIEKLFGIGMVTAQKLKNIGIFTINDLVKAGVDNEKIIQVLGVQRYGFFQSLTSTGDNIVSNKPENFKSASHFRTFSPYASPTKTETLLLISEFLPSLVAKLDQFNKGANRVEVYFKLKNKEQNRFFTDLSQPSNNYDLLYNNLIALANKIDDFSLLLGFGICLSKISDYDISMLNTSPKVKNIIASVNKKIGLKKLVVLKSFKN, encoded by the coding sequence ATGCCAAAAATAATTGCCCACATTGATATTGATACTTTTTTTGTCTCATCAGAAATTAGACTTGATCCAACATTACAAGGCCAGCCAATTGCTATTTCTCGAAAAGAGGATTTTGCAATGGCTGTTTCTATTTCTAAAGAGGTCAAGCAAAAAGGCTTCAAAATCACAGATAAAACCATATATATTAAAAAAAAGATCCCAAATTTGGTCGTAATCGAACCAAATTTGGCTTATTATCGCTTTTTGTCAAGGCAATTTTTTGATTTTATCACTAAAAACTTTACAAAAAAAATTGAAATTTACTCAATTGACGAGTGTTTTTTGGATTTGACTGATTATTTTCGAGAATTTAAGACAATTTATCAAATGTTGCACTATATTAAGAAAAAAGTGCACAAAGAACTTAAATTACCAATTTCAATCGGCGTTGCTCATAATAAATTATTAGCAAAAATGGCCACAAATTTAGCCAAACACACACGAGAAAAAATCACTGTTATTTCAAGGGATAAAATCAAACCGCTTATTTATTCCCAAAAAATCGAAAAACTTTTTGGAATAGGAATGGTCACGGCTCAAAAACTAAAAAACATTGGAATTTTTACCATCAATGATCTAGTAAAAGCTGGAGTTGATAATGAAAAAATTATTCAAGTTTTAGGCGTTCAGCGTTATGGATTTTTTCAATCCTTGACTTCAACAGGTGACAATATTGTTTCAAACAAGCCTGAGAATTTTAAAAGTGCCTCACATTTTCGCACTTTTTCGCCTTATGCTAGTCCAACAAAAACAGAAACTCTACTTTTAATTTCAGAATTTTTACCAAGTTTGGTCGCCAAACTAGACCAGTTTAACAAAGGGGCAAACCGTGTTGAAGTATATTTTAAGCTAAAAAACAAAGAACAAAACCGTTTTTTTACAGATTTATCTCAACCTTCAAATAATTATGATTTGTTGTACAATAATTTAATTGCACTTGCAAACAAAATCGATGATTTTTCATTATTATTAGGGTTTGGAATTTGTTTGTCAAAAATTTCTGATTATGATATAAGTATGTTAAATACAAGTCCAAAAGTTAAGAATATTATTGCAAGTGTAAATAAAAAAATAGGTTTGAAAAAATTAGTTGTGCTAAAATCATTTAAAAATTAG
- a CDS encoding MHO_1590 family protein: MQITAKILSGLLATGIIVGGGILGWYLYNSRVEKSLSPLKKQLDFEVKNESEYKENDVFPNIYANDFYDTIKVKQGKVYIDEWLVENVIKEIISKVKVSFGSLNFRYKIDENQQTIYIEILWKYKKNKLNRNYKISLYQDI; the protein is encoded by the coding sequence ATGCAAATTACTGCTAAAATTTTATCAGGTCTTCTTGCAACAGGAATTATTGTCGGCGGCGGAATTCTAGGTTGATACTTGTATAACTCAAGAGTTGAAAAATCACTATCACCCTTAAAAAAACAACTAGATTTTGAAGTCAAAAATGAGTCAGAATACAAAGAAAACGATGTTTTTCCCAATATTTATGCCAATGATTTTTACGATACAATAAAAGTAAAACAAGGAAAAGTTTATATTGATGAGTGACTAGTTGAAAATGTTATCAAAGAAATTATTTCAAAAGTTAAAGTATCATTTGGATCTTTGAATTTTCGGTACAAAATTGATGAAAATCAGCAAACAATTTATATAGAAATTCTCTGAAAATATAAAAAGAATAAATTAAATCGAAATTATAAAATTAGCCTATATCAAGATATTTAG
- a CDS encoding MHO_1580 family protein: protein MNLDLIPSQSPEIQIARSYGQISFNYASNSSPNGIRQFVKIERDIVSNRYTVIVTVFSKIPGKVDVYVQVNNSIPAGPKVLDLLPERFNQAIFTFGGLDGEKSKDNADKFQKIDNILVYLTKHNEQQMMLDNVVKIRNFSDVRKEYSIQNQGIGFKLLKSIKMANLGADASLEFSKTYEKIDEQTVYFFPVKFIQEKHNINIFKVGVDPETFHAGNIDRQINISDLKLTNLPIKSATAAKNFLNLSFQFRPDIYNKNTKPEIVEGKYIIGDIFITSSTFYDSKERVVFSGNSQISQQGFIIPYNFSGYLNPKVEMSINSDFEKISVGFSQQIHKKLIDYEKKKGIYRLKITNYPTPFIKSDEIKISNQDFKYVATNFLTIEQLRDLSFTNFKEDEENQLEE from the coding sequence ATGAATTTAGATCTTATTCCAAGCCAAAGCCCTGAAATTCAAATTGCAAGAAGCTATGGCCAAATTTCTTTTAATTATGCATCAAATTCATCACCTAATGGAATTAGACAATTTGTAAAAATCGAGCGCGACATTGTTTCAAACAGATATACAGTAATTGTTACTGTTTTTTCAAAAATACCGGGAAAAGTGGATGTTTATGTTCAAGTAAATAATTCAATTCCTGCAGGCCCAAAAGTTTTAGATTTATTGCCCGAGCGATTTAATCAAGCAATTTTTACTTTTGGCGGCCTTGATGGCGAAAAAAGTAAGGATAATGCTGACAAATTTCAAAAAATAGATAATATTTTAGTGTATTTGACAAAACATAACGAGCAACAAATGATGCTTGACAATGTGGTAAAAATCCGCAACTTTTCAGATGTACGCAAAGAATATTCTATCCAAAATCAAGGGATTGGCTTTAAACTATTAAAGTCAATAAAAATGGCAAATTTAGGAGCTGATGCCTCGCTTGAATTTTCTAAAACTTATGAAAAAATCGACGAACAAACAGTTTATTTTTTCCCTGTTAAATTTATTCAAGAAAAACATAATATAAATATTTTTAAGGTTGGGGTTGATCCTGAGACTTTTCATGCCGGAAATATCGATCGCCAGATCAATATTTCTGACTTAAAATTGACAAATCTGCCAATAAAATCAGCCACAGCAGCAAAAAATTTTTTAAATTTATCCTTCCAATTTCGCCCAGATATCTATAATAAAAACACAAAACCTGAAATTGTCGAGGGAAAATACATAATTGGGGATATTTTTATAACTTCAAGTACCTTTTATGATTCAAAAGAACGGGTTGTTTTTAGTGGAAATTCACAAATTTCCCAACAAGGATTCATTATTCCTTATAATTTTTCAGGATACTTAAATCCAAAAGTTGAAATGTCAATTAATTCTGATTTTGAAAAAATCAGTGTTGGTTTTTCGCAACAAATACACAAAAAATTGATTGACTATGAAAAGAAAAAAGGAATTTACCGTCTGAAAATCACAAATTATCCGACTCCTTTTATAAAATCTGACGAAATTAAAATTTCTAATCAAGATTTTAAATATGTTGCAACTAATTTTTTAACAATTGAGCAGCTCAGAGATCTTTCTTTTACTAATTTTAAAGAGGATGAAGAAAATCAGTTAGAAGAATAG
- a CDS encoding MG284/MPN403 family protein has protein sequence MDDFRKPARSLRKKLKDPSEWTFVQKKSLVAFLFLYHKTNKLHSQKEKVYETLGITNKNDDLPISAIDRALSLLEPRYTKLLIKEFIDNDRNWIKKYWSKSTYYKNMHKAIDQFIIILNL, from the coding sequence ATGGATGATTTCCGTAAACCTGCAAGATCATTGCGTAAAAAATTAAAAGATCCATCAGAATGGACATTTGTTCAAAAAAAATCACTAGTTGCTTTTTTATTCCTATACCATAAAACTAATAAACTCCATTCACAAAAAGAAAAAGTTTATGAAACTTTAGGAATTACAAATAAAAATGATGATTTACCAATTTCAGCGATTGATAGAGCTCTTTCACTCTTAGAACCTAGATATACCAAGCTTTTAATCAAAGAATTTATTGATAATGACCGTAACTGAATTAAAAAATACTGGTCTAAATCAACATATTATAAAAATATGCACAAAGCAATCGACCAATTTATTATAATTTTAAATCTTTAG